The Thermus brockianus genome window below encodes:
- a CDS encoding DsrE family protein, with protein MVYHADFGDPNRFNQMLTNISNRLSVYDNDPFKVKILVVAHGAGVQFFLKDLEGTPWANAQYDREAIFSRVKQLAPLGVEYYLCEITFTRNNIPKDKLRPNEFLKWVPSGVGALGELQAKGYAYIKVG; from the coding sequence GTGGTCTACCACGCCGACTTTGGCGACCCTAACCGCTTTAACCAGATGCTCACCAACATCAGCAACCGTCTGTCCGTGTACGATAACGATCCTTTCAAGGTGAAGATCCTGGTGGTAGCCCACGGTGCGGGGGTGCAGTTCTTCCTCAAAGATTTGGAGGGCACCCCTTGGGCCAATGCCCAGTACGATCGGGAAGCGATCTTTTCCCGGGTGAAGCAGTTGGCCCCACTGGGGGTGGAATACTACCTTTGCGAGATCACCTTTACCCGCAACAATATTCCCAAGGACAAACTCCGCCCCAATGAGTTTTTAAAGTGGGTGCCCTCGGGGGTGGGGGCGTTGGGGGAGCTTCAGGCCAAAGGGTACGCGTACATAAAGGTGGGGTAA
- a CDS encoding thiolase family protein, producing MREAVILEAVRTPIGKRNGALREWRPDALYAKVLDALLDRSGLDPARVEDVVTGCVTQAGEQGANVGRLGVLLSRLPKEVPAVTLNRMCGSSQQAVHFAAQAIAAGDMDFAIAGGVESMTRAPMFSDIGGGFHTLNPALFQKYPLIHQGESAERIARLYGFSRRDLDAWSLLSHRRAQRATEEGYFLGQMVPLQALDAEGKPFLLDRDEGIRKDTSLEKLLALKPAFLEDGLITAGNSSQISDGAAAILLGEKERALALGLRPRARFLARVVVAGDPTLQLLEILPATRKALERAGLSIHDLDVIEVNEAFASVVLAFLKEFNPDPERVNPNGGAIALGHPLGATGAILMTKLLHELERRDGELGLQVMCIGHGQATATVIQRL from the coding sequence ATGAGGGAGGCGGTGATTTTGGAGGCGGTGCGCACCCCCATCGGCAAGCGGAACGGGGCCCTTAGGGAGTGGCGGCCCGACGCCCTTTACGCCAAGGTCCTGGACGCCCTTCTGGACCGGAGCGGCCTGGACCCCGCCCGGGTGGAGGACGTGGTCACGGGCTGCGTGACCCAGGCGGGGGAGCAGGGGGCCAACGTGGGCCGGCTTGGGGTCCTCCTTTCCCGCCTGCCCAAGGAGGTGCCGGCGGTGACCCTCAACCGCATGTGCGGCTCAAGCCAGCAGGCGGTGCACTTCGCCGCCCAGGCCATCGCCGCTGGGGACATGGACTTCGCCATCGCCGGCGGGGTGGAGAGCATGACCCGGGCCCCCATGTTCTCGGACATCGGGGGCGGGTTCCACACGCTCAACCCCGCCCTTTTCCAAAAGTACCCGCTCATCCACCAAGGGGAAAGCGCCGAGCGCATCGCCCGGCTTTACGGGTTTTCCCGGCGGGACCTGGATGCGTGGAGCCTCCTTTCCCACCGCCGGGCGCAAAGGGCCACGGAGGAAGGGTACTTCTTGGGCCAGATGGTCCCCCTCCAGGCCCTGGACGCCGAGGGGAAACCCTTTCTCCTAGACCGGGACGAGGGCATCCGCAAAGACACCAGCCTGGAGAAGCTCTTGGCCCTTAAGCCCGCCTTCCTCGAGGACGGCCTCATCACCGCCGGCAACAGCAGCCAGATCTCCGACGGGGCGGCGGCCATCCTCCTTGGGGAGAAGGAAAGGGCCCTGGCCTTGGGCCTAAGGCCCCGGGCCCGCTTCCTCGCCCGGGTGGTGGTGGCGGGGGACCCCACCCTGCAACTCCTGGAGATCCTCCCCGCCACCCGGAAGGCCCTGGAGCGGGCGGGGCTTTCCATCCACGACCTGGACGTGATAGAGGTGAACGAGGCCTTCGCCAGCGTGGTCCTGGCCTTCCTAAAGGAGTTCAACCCGGACCCCGAAAGGGTGAACCCCAACGGGGGGGCCATCGCCCTGGGCCACCCCTTGGGGGCCACGGGGGCCATCCTCATGACCAAGCTCCTCCACGAGCTGGAGAGGCGGGACGGGGAGCTTGGCCTCCAGGTGATGTGCATCGGCCACGGCCAGGCCACGGCCACGGTGATCCAGAGGCTTTAG
- a CDS encoding aminotransferase class IV, with product MRLLNGEPFTAPLPEAFFYHGASVFTTLRVEGGVPLWLEAHLSRLHRHASALGLTYPGDRAFLEDVEKLLAAFPQAPCLRVRLTLGPGVRLAEARPYTPLPLSLYREGVRAVLTPYRVHPDLARYKTGNYLPYRLAQGWAEARGGFEGLLLDAWGHVVDGSRTSPLLFREGTLYVLEGGLEGITREEVARKAKELGLRVARAYLRPGELAGTLLLAGSGVGLLPAGKPEDALLPLVEAFLPACYTK from the coding sequence ATGAGGCTGCTAAACGGCGAGCCCTTCACCGCTCCCTTGCCCGAGGCCTTCTTCTACCACGGGGCGAGCGTCTTCACCACCCTGCGGGTGGAGGGGGGTGTGCCCCTGTGGCTGGAGGCGCACCTCTCCCGCCTCCACCGCCACGCCTCGGCCTTGGGGCTTACCTACCCGGGGGATAGGGCCTTCTTAGAGGACGTGGAGAAGCTCCTTGCGGCCTTTCCCCAAGCGCCCTGCCTCCGGGTGCGCCTCACCCTGGGGCCGGGGGTTCGGCTTGCCGAGGCGCGGCCCTACACCCCTTTGCCCCTAAGCCTGTACCGGGAAGGGGTGAGGGCGGTCCTCACCCCCTACCGCGTCCACCCCGACCTCGCCCGCTACAAGACGGGGAACTACCTGCCTTACCGCCTGGCCCAGGGCTGGGCGGAGGCCCGGGGGGGCTTTGAGGGCCTCCTCCTGGACGCCTGGGGGCACGTGGTGGACGGGAGCCGCACAAGCCCCCTCCTTTTCCGCGAAGGCACGCTGTACGTGCTGGAAGGGGGCCTCGAGGGCATCACCCGGGAGGAGGTGGCCAGGAAGGCCAAGGAGCTGGGCCTAAGGGTGGCGCGGGCCTACCTGCGCCCCGGGGAGCTCGCGGGTACCCTGCTCCTTGCGGGGAGCGGGGTGGGGCTCTTGCCCGCAGGAAAGCCGGAGGACGCCCTCTTGCCCCTTGTGGAGGCTTTCCTCCCCGCCTGCTATACTAAATAG
- a CDS encoding TIGR00282 family metallophosphoesterase, whose translation MRVLFIGDVMAEPGLRAVSLHLPDIRHRYDLVIANGENAAKGKGLDKRSYRLLREAGVDLVSLGNHAWDHKEVYELLEREPVVRALNYPPGTPGRGWWRLDVNGESLLFVQVMGRVFMDPLDDPFRTLDALLREEKADYVLVEVHAEATSEKMALAHYLDGRVSAVLGTHTHVPTLDAMRLPKGTLYQTDVGMTGTYQSIIGGEVETFLARFLTGRPQPFRAAQGKARLHATELVLEGGKPGSISPYVWEEP comes from the coding sequence ATGCGGGTTTTGTTCATCGGGGACGTGATGGCGGAACCGGGCCTGCGGGCGGTGAGCCTCCACCTGCCCGATATCCGCCACCGGTACGACCTGGTCATCGCCAACGGGGAAAACGCTGCCAAGGGAAAGGGCCTGGACAAGCGCTCCTACCGCCTGTTGCGGGAGGCGGGGGTAGACCTCGTTTCCTTGGGAAACCACGCCTGGGACCACAAGGAGGTGTACGAGCTTTTGGAAAGGGAGCCCGTGGTGCGGGCCCTTAACTACCCCCCAGGCACCCCAGGGCGGGGCTGGTGGCGGCTTGACGTGAACGGGGAAAGCCTCCTCTTCGTTCAGGTCATGGGCCGGGTCTTCATGGACCCCCTGGACGACCCTTTCCGCACGCTGGATGCCCTTTTGCGGGAGGAGAAGGCGGACTACGTCCTTGTGGAGGTGCATGCCGAGGCCACCAGCGAGAAGATGGCCCTGGCCCACTACCTGGACGGGCGGGTTTCCGCCGTCCTGGGCACCCATACCCACGTCCCCACCTTGGACGCCATGCGGCTTCCCAAGGGAACCCTTTACCAGACCGATGTGGGCATGACCGGCACCTACCAGTCCATCATCGGGGGGGAGGTGGAGACCTTCCTGGCCCGCTTCCTCACCGGCCGCCCCCAGCCTTTCCGGGCTGCCCAAGGCAAGGCGCGCCTCCACGCCACGGAGCTCGTCTTGGAGGGCGGCAAGCCCGGTTCCATTAGCCCTTACGTGTGGGAGGAGCCGTGA
- a CDS encoding NYN domain-containing protein: protein MEPLGHYPEQRVGVFVDTQNLYHSARDYYERNVNFESLLRFAVGGRRLVRATAYVVEKEGDTSAWPFIYKLSTIGYRVRRMYLTVKELGEGGKPIYEGNWDMGIAADMVRLMPYLDVVVLGSGDGDFVEILEVLMERGIRVEVIAFRETTAQKLIDAVDRFVHLPDIPNPFMEPRNAG, encoded by the coding sequence ATGGAGCCCCTGGGCCACTATCCCGAGCAACGGGTCGGCGTTTTCGTGGACACCCAAAACCTTTACCACTCTGCCCGGGACTACTACGAGCGGAACGTGAACTTTGAAAGCCTCCTCCGCTTCGCCGTGGGGGGAAGGCGCTTGGTGCGGGCCACGGCCTACGTGGTGGAAAAGGAGGGGGACACCTCCGCTTGGCCCTTTATTTATAAACTTTCCACCATTGGCTATCGGGTGCGGCGGATGTACCTCACGGTGAAGGAGCTTGGGGAGGGCGGTAAGCCCATCTACGAGGGAAACTGGGACATGGGCATCGCCGCCGACATGGTGCGGCTCATGCCCTACCTGGACGTGGTGGTGCTGGGGAGCGGGGACGGGGACTTTGTGGAGATCCTCGAGGTCCTCATGGAACGGGGCATCCGGGTGGAGGTCATCGCCTTCCGCGAAACCACGGCCCAGAAGCTCATTGACGCCGTGGACCGCTTCGTCCACCTCCCGGACATCCCCAATCCCTTCATGGAGCCCAGGAACGCCGGATGA
- a CDS encoding ADP-ribosylglycohydrolase: protein MKRLRIVVEWSKGSPLRYAFKGGRLVPVGEDAPAPVNYGLIPGLLNPADGEEVDACYLGPPLPPGTEVEGFLVGMVALSDGDHKLVLSPGLKPLDQETLAPLLAWFAPERNPTLLGPEEAWTWLRGLSEG, encoded by the coding sequence ATGAAGCGGCTGCGCATCGTGGTGGAGTGGTCCAAGGGAAGCCCCCTGCGCTACGCCTTTAAGGGGGGAAGGCTGGTCCCCGTGGGCGAGGACGCCCCGGCCCCGGTGAACTACGGCCTCATCCCCGGCCTCCTCAACCCCGCCGACGGGGAGGAGGTGGACGCCTGCTACCTGGGCCCGCCCCTACCCCCGGGCACCGAGGTGGAAGGGTTCCTAGTGGGCATGGTGGCCCTTTCGGACGGGGACCATAAGCTTGTCCTTTCGCCTGGCCTAAAGCCCCTGGACCAAGAGACCCTCGCCCCCCTCCTCGCCTGGTTTGCCCCCGAGCGCAACCCCACCCTCCTCGGCCCCGAGGAAGCCTGGACCTGGCTCAGGGGGCTTTCGGAAGGATGA
- a CDS encoding Uma2 family endonuclease, which yields MVKHRFTLEAYHKAYEAGALPERVELLEGEVYAVSPMGKKHIRYLIHLTKVFSETFGEEALVVSQIPLQLSEVSEPEPDLLLLMPPEDRYDRRPPTAKDALLVVEIADTTLVQDRTLKLPLYQKAGVPEIWIVNLVEEVLEVFAFPHYLEERYAKGERVAPKAFPKRPLAWWV from the coding sequence ATGGTCAAACACCGCTTCACGCTAGAGGCGTACCACAAAGCCTACGAGGCGGGGGCGCTTCCCGAACGGGTGGAACTTCTGGAGGGGGAGGTTTACGCCGTGTCGCCCATGGGGAAAAAGCACATCCGTTACCTCATTCACCTGACCAAGGTCTTCAGCGAAACCTTCGGCGAGGAAGCCTTGGTGGTTTCCCAGATACCCCTGCAACTCTCCGAGGTGTCGGAACCCGAACCCGATCTCCTGCTCCTGATGCCCCCCGAAGACCGCTACGACCGCCGCCCCCCTACTGCCAAGGATGCCCTCTTGGTGGTGGAAATCGCCGACACCACCTTGGTCCAAGACCGCACCCTGAAGCTTCCCCTCTACCAGAAGGCAGGGGTACCGGAGATCTGGATCGTGAACCTGGTGGAGGAGGTCCTGGAGGTCTTCGCCTTCCCCCATTACCTGGAAGAGCGCTACGCCAAAGGGGAAAGGGTGGCCCCCAAGGCCTTCCCCAAGAGGCCCCTCGCCTGGTGGGTCTAG
- a CDS encoding CoA transferase codes for MAPCAWPPGKVLDLTRLLPGPLAGKLLLGLGFPVVKVEPPGGDPLRALAPEAYRFLNEGKEVLLLDLKTKEGREALLALLEEAAILLESNRPGVMERLGLGPEVLLGRNPRLVYARLRGYPQGDDPGHDLTYLAEAGLLGRFPWRAFQFADLAGAYALALAALKGLLLGGGVWEVVLSEAVRAIAYPPIPFLDGSVLCYGVYPAQGGEVALAALEPHLWARFCERAGLPELLGAAFTPTSPENPAYRRLLDFFAGGPAGAWEAWAREEGLPLRAVRG; via the coding sequence ATGGCGCCTTGCGCATGGCCCCCCGGTAAGGTCCTGGACCTCACCCGCCTCCTGCCGGGGCCTTTGGCGGGGAAGCTCCTTCTGGGCTTGGGCTTCCCCGTGGTCAAGGTGGAGCCCCCGGGGGGCGACCCCTTGCGGGCCCTGGCCCCCGAGGCCTACCGCTTCCTGAACGAGGGGAAAGAGGTGCTTCTCCTGGACCTGAAAACCAAGGAGGGGCGGGAGGCCCTCCTCGCCCTCTTGGAGGAGGCGGCCATCCTTCTGGAGTCCAACCGCCCCGGGGTGATGGAGCGGCTCGGCCTGGGCCCGGAGGTGCTCCTAGGGCGGAACCCGCGCCTGGTCTACGCCCGACTTCGCGGCTACCCCCAAGGGGATGACCCCGGGCACGACCTCACCTACCTGGCGGAGGCGGGGCTTTTGGGCCGGTTTCCCTGGCGGGCCTTCCAGTTCGCCGACCTGGCCGGGGCCTACGCCTTGGCCCTCGCCGCCCTTAAGGGGCTTCTCCTCGGGGGCGGGGTGTGGGAGGTGGTCCTCTCCGAGGCGGTGCGGGCGATTGCCTACCCTCCCATTCCCTTTCTGGACGGCTCGGTCCTCTGCTACGGGGTCTACCCCGCCCAAGGGGGAGAGGTGGCCCTGGCCGCCCTGGAGCCCCATCTTTGGGCGCGCTTTTGCGAAAGGGCAGGGCTTCCGGAACTTCTTGGGGCCGCCTTTACCCCCACTTCTCCGGAAAACCCCGCCTACAGGCGGCTTTTGGACTTTTTTGCCGGGGGGCCCGCTGGGGCTTGGGAGGCTTGGGCTAGGGAGGAGGGGCTACCCTTGCGGGCGGTGCGGGGCTAG
- the greA gene encoding transcription elongation factor GreA produces the protein MKKPVYLTPEGYRRLQEELHHLKTTKRQEISADFEQALEEGDLRENAGYDEARRAMWQNEARIAQLEDLLARAVVVEGNGSYDQVALGCQVELETEAGERLSLAIVGSHEADIFSGKISDESPLGQALMGKKVGDVVEIRGKKGAQVYTILEIKPL, from the coding sequence ATGAAGAAGCCGGTTTACCTCACTCCCGAAGGTTACAGGCGCCTTCAGGAGGAGCTACACCACCTGAAGACCACCAAGCGGCAGGAGATTTCCGCCGATTTTGAGCAGGCCCTCGAGGAGGGGGACCTTAGGGAGAACGCCGGGTACGACGAGGCCCGCCGGGCCATGTGGCAGAACGAGGCCCGCATCGCCCAGCTGGAGGACCTCTTGGCGCGGGCGGTGGTGGTGGAGGGGAACGGCTCCTACGACCAGGTGGCCCTAGGTTGCCAGGTGGAGCTGGAAACCGAGGCGGGGGAAAGGCTTTCGCTGGCCATCGTGGGGAGCCACGAGGCGGACATCTTTAGCGGCAAGATCTCCGACGAGTCCCCCCTGGGCCAGGCCCTCATGGGCAAAAAGGTGGGGGACGTGGTGGAGATCCGGGGCAAAAAGGGCGCCCAGGTGTACACCATCCTGGAGATCAAGCCCCTATAG
- a CDS encoding SDR family NAD(P)-dependent oxidoreductase codes for MERSALVTGGASGLGRAAALALKARGYRVVVLDLKRGEEDLPYVEGDVREAADVARAVALAEEAGPLFAVVNAAGIGLAQKILGREGPHDLEAFRKVVEVNLVGTFNVLRLAAWAMRENPPDGEGQRGVIVNTASVAAYEGQIGQAAYAASKGGVVALTLPAARELAEWGIRVVTIAPGLFDTPLLQGLPEKAKASLAAQVPFPRRLGRPEEYALLVLHILENPMLNGEVVRLDGALRMAPR; via the coding sequence ATGGAGCGGAGCGCTTTGGTGACGGGTGGGGCCTCGGGGCTTGGGCGGGCCGCCGCCTTGGCCCTGAAGGCCAGGGGCTACCGGGTGGTGGTCCTGGACCTCAAGCGGGGGGAGGAGGACCTCCCCTACGTGGAGGGGGATGTGAGGGAGGCGGCGGACGTGGCGAGGGCGGTGGCCTTGGCGGAGGAAGCCGGGCCCCTTTTCGCCGTGGTGAACGCCGCGGGCATCGGGCTAGCCCAGAAGATCCTGGGCCGGGAGGGGCCCCATGACCTCGAGGCCTTTCGGAAGGTGGTGGAGGTGAACCTCGTGGGCACCTTCAACGTCCTGCGCCTCGCGGCCTGGGCCATGCGGGAAAACCCGCCCGACGGGGAAGGGCAGCGGGGCGTCATCGTGAACACCGCCAGCGTGGCCGCCTACGAGGGGCAGATCGGCCAGGCGGCCTACGCCGCCAGCAAGGGGGGCGTGGTGGCCCTCACCTTGCCCGCTGCCCGGGAACTCGCCGAATGGGGCATCCGGGTGGTGACCATCGCCCCGGGCCTCTTTGACACCCCCCTGCTTCAGGGCCTTCCCGAAAAGGCCAAGGCCTCCTTGGCGGCGCAGGTGCCCTTTCCGAGGCGCCTGGGCCGCCCGGAGGAGTACGCCCTCCTCGTCCTCCACATCCTGGAAAACCCCATGCTCAATGGGGAGGTGGTCCGGCTGGATGGCGCCTTGCGCATGGCCCCCCGGTAA
- the queA gene encoding tRNA preQ1(34) S-adenosylmethionine ribosyltransferase-isomerase QueA, with translation MTELDLYDYHLPPEQIAQAGAEPRDAARMMVVYREGPFRVEHRQVRDLPEFLRPGDVLVFNESKVIPARLLAQKPTGGRVEVLLVREKAPGLWEALLGPARRAPVGTRLRLLSPKDLRPVEGLEAEVVGVEPDGVRLLRFQGDLSAHLQAVGEVPLPPYIKAQIPLERYQTVYAKRPGSVAAPTAGLHFTPELLARLEAMGVELRFLTLHVGPGTFRPVKGDVEKHEMHAEPFEIPEATALAVNRARAEGRRVVAVGTTVVRALESAFREGEGVVPGEGETRLFIRPPYTFRAIDALFTNFHLPRSTLLMLVAAFLGRERTLAAYRLAVAEGYRFYSLGDAMLILPKAP, from the coding sequence ATGACGGAGCTGGACCTTTACGATTACCACCTGCCCCCCGAGCAGATCGCCCAAGCGGGGGCCGAGCCCCGGGACGCCGCCCGGATGATGGTGGTCTACCGGGAAGGCCCTTTCCGGGTGGAGCACCGGCAGGTGCGGGACCTTCCGGAGTTCCTGCGCCCCGGGGACGTCCTGGTCTTCAACGAGAGCAAGGTGATCCCCGCCCGCCTCCTGGCCCAGAAGCCCACGGGGGGACGGGTGGAGGTCCTTTTGGTGCGGGAGAAGGCCCCAGGCCTTTGGGAAGCCCTTCTGGGCCCCGCCCGAAGGGCGCCCGTGGGCACAAGGCTCCGCCTCCTTTCCCCCAAGGACCTAAGGCCCGTGGAGGGCTTGGAGGCCGAGGTGGTGGGGGTGGAGCCCGATGGGGTGCGGCTTCTCCGCTTCCAGGGGGACCTTTCCGCCCACCTGCAGGCGGTGGGGGAGGTGCCCCTTCCCCCCTACATCAAGGCCCAGATCCCCTTGGAGCGCTACCAGACCGTGTACGCCAAGCGCCCGGGGTCCGTGGCCGCCCCCACCGCCGGGCTCCACTTTACCCCGGAGCTTCTGGCCCGCCTGGAGGCCATGGGCGTGGAGCTACGCTTCCTCACCCTTCACGTGGGTCCCGGCACCTTCCGCCCCGTCAAGGGGGATGTGGAGAAGCACGAGATGCACGCCGAGCCCTTTGAGATCCCCGAGGCGACGGCCCTGGCGGTGAACCGCGCCAGGGCCGAGGGGCGGCGGGTGGTGGCGGTGGGCACCACGGTGGTGCGGGCCTTGGAAAGCGCCTTCCGGGAAGGGGAAGGGGTGGTGCCGGGGGAGGGAGAAACCCGGCTCTTCATCCGCCCCCCCTACACCTTCCGGGCCATAGACGCCCTCTTCACCAACTTCCACCTGCCCCGTTCCACCCTCCTCATGCTGGTGGCCGCCTTTTTGGGGCGGGAAAGGACCCTTGCGGCCTACCGCCTGGCGGTGGCCGAGGGCTACCGGTTCTACTCCTTGGGGGACGCCATGCTCATCCTTCCGAAAGCCCCCTGA
- a CDS encoding chorismate-binding protein — protein sequence MLGLYHAARALGLRPALLESLGPRTPFARLSLLGVRPRHRLEVLEGRLYLDGKRVGEALDLFRYLERGLGKGFFPAWMGFFAYEFARHLGLPAHAPLPGLPEAAFFYYPEGYALLEGRLVERPSFPLRPSPYTPPPLPPYPLVSDFPKVAFLRGVAEVQERIRAGVVYQVNLSHRFRLLGPVDPLLLYARLRALNPSPFMGLLEGEGWAVVSGSPERLFQKVGSRLRARPIAGTRPRGRTEEEDLALEAELLASPKERAEHAMLVDLLRNDLARVALPGTVRVRELFTVERYAHVMHLVSEVEGYTRAPLGEVFRSLFPGGTITGAPKGTVMEAIRELEPVPRGAYTGSLGYVSGRGADFNILIRSFQRVGEEVLFSAGAGIVIASDPEREYEETLHKAQSLLLALERGKPGKAPKPPRPQAAWSPPLPPRRLRARVLFLENRDSFSYNLVDYLSALGAEVHVVDQEEAPSLAGFTHLVVGPGPKDPYTAGQVLAWTEKALAEGIPFLGICLGHQALGVVLGAELYREAPVHGEAHAVFHAGEALLQGFPNPLPFARYHSLALRRLPPRLRLLAWTEDGVPMALWDGRKAYGVQFHPESILSPWGMELLARFLEVK from the coding sequence GTGCTCGGCCTTTACCACGCCGCCCGGGCCTTGGGCCTAAGGCCTGCCCTTTTGGAATCCTTGGGGCCCCGCACCCCTTTCGCCCGCCTTTCCCTCCTGGGTGTAAGGCCCCGGCACCGCCTCGAGGTCCTGGAAGGCCGGCTCTACCTGGACGGGAAGCGGGTGGGGGAGGCTTTGGACCTCTTCCGCTACCTGGAAAGGGGTTTGGGGAAGGGGTTTTTCCCCGCTTGGATGGGCTTTTTCGCCTACGAGTTCGCCCGCCACCTGGGGTTACCCGCCCATGCGCCCTTGCCTGGCCTTCCCGAGGCGGCCTTCTTCTACTACCCGGAGGGGTACGCCCTCCTGGAGGGGCGGCTCGTGGAGCGCCCCTCGTTCCCCTTGCGGCCCTCTCCCTACACCCCGCCTCCCCTGCCCCCTTACCCCCTGGTCTCGGACTTCCCCAAGGTGGCTTTCCTGAGGGGGGTGGCGGAGGTGCAGGAGAGGATCCGGGCCGGGGTGGTCTACCAGGTGAATCTCTCCCACCGCTTCCGCCTCTTGGGCCCCGTGGATCCCCTCCTGCTCTATGCCCGGCTCCGGGCCCTCAACCCTTCCCCTTTCATGGGCCTTCTGGAGGGGGAGGGGTGGGCCGTGGTCTCCGGAAGCCCCGAAAGGCTTTTCCAGAAGGTGGGAAGCCGCCTCCGCGCCCGGCCCATCGCCGGCACGCGGCCCAGGGGAAGGACGGAGGAGGAGGACCTGGCCTTGGAGGCGGAGCTCTTGGCCTCGCCCAAGGAGCGGGCGGAGCACGCCATGCTGGTGGACCTCCTGCGCAACGACCTGGCCCGGGTGGCCCTGCCCGGGACGGTGAGGGTGCGGGAGCTCTTCACCGTGGAGCGCTACGCCCACGTGATGCACCTGGTTTCCGAGGTGGAGGGGTACACCCGCGCCCCCCTAGGGGAGGTCTTCCGAAGCCTCTTCCCCGGGGGCACCATCACCGGGGCCCCCAAGGGCACGGTGATGGAGGCCATCCGGGAACTGGAACCCGTGCCCCGGGGGGCCTACACGGGAAGCCTGGGCTACGTCTCCGGCCGGGGGGCGGATTTCAACATCCTCATCCGCTCCTTCCAGAGGGTGGGGGAGGAGGTCCTCTTTTCCGCCGGGGCGGGGATCGTCATCGCCTCGGACCCCGAAAGGGAGTACGAGGAAACCCTCCATAAGGCGCAAAGCCTTCTCCTGGCCCTGGAGCGGGGGAAGCCTGGGAAAGCCCCCAAGCCCCCCAGGCCCCAGGCCGCCTGGAGCCCTCCCCTTCCGCCCCGGCGGCTTCGGGCCCGGGTGCTCTTTTTGGAGAACCGGGATTCCTTTAGCTACAACCTGGTGGACTACCTCTCTGCCCTGGGGGCGGAGGTCCACGTGGTGGACCAGGAGGAGGCCCCAAGCCTTGCCGGCTTCACCCACCTGGTGGTGGGCCCGGGGCCCAAGGACCCCTACACGGCGGGCCAGGTCCTGGCGTGGACGGAAAAGGCCTTGGCGGAGGGTATTCCCTTCCTGGGGATCTGCCTCGGCCACCAGGCCCTGGGGGTGGTCCTGGGGGCGGAGCTTTACCGGGAGGCTCCGGTGCACGGGGAAGCCCACGCCGTCTTCCACGCTGGGGAGGCCCTTTTGCAGGGGTTTCCCAACCCCTTGCCCTTCGCCCGCTACCACTCCTTGGCCTTAAGGCGCCTTCCCCCGCGTCTTCGCCTCCTCGCCTGGACGGAAGACGGGGTGCCCATGGCCCTTTGGGACGGGAGGAAGGCCTATGGCGTCCAGTTCCATCCGGAAAGCATCCTCTCCCCTTGGGGGATGGAGCTTTTGGCGCGCTTTTTGGAGGTGAAATGA